A window of Daucus carota subsp. sativus chromosome 2, DH1 v3.0, whole genome shotgun sequence genomic DNA:
caatattattatttatcccATTGGCCTAAGTTGGAACTGcgagaaattattatttaatagagcttattaatttatcgaggtTTTACTGTACTATAGGGTTTGATTTTGCCTGATAAGTAACCCCACTCAAATTATACCATATACACCATAGCTAATTAAAGCGGACTAACGATTTATAACATGGAAATATGTATACATCACACCATATAATAACTATGACAATTCATAGATTTTTGCAACCTGAACCATAATAGATGCAAAATCCAAGTCAGATTCACCCTCAAGTATTGTGGAGACCTCACGATAAACTCTTTCAGCATCCAAAAGTACACACAGTCGGCGTATTATCAAAGCCCCCCGtctagaaataaaattaaacaatcACCAAcccaaaaaaaatagtaaagctTATATAGAGGATATCAGCTACCTAAAGATTGATAACTAGGAGAAAGGGGAGAGAACTCACTTCTCTAACAAAGAGTTGTCAATACGAAAACTGTGGACTAAAAATACAACAAGCTGCCGAAATTGCATCGGCTCACTAGCTATACCTGCATGCACCTCAAGCACCAGGAGCACTACCTGAGGAAAGAtaccaaaatttataaatctatTAGAGATTAAAAAAGAGCATTTTGCTCCTTTATTTAACATAAAAGCCAATAACAATCTTAAATCCCATCTTCACGTGTATGAGATAGATCCCAACATTGTTGTTGAGACTTCAAACCTAAACAATTCTTAATATTTGAATTCTAGCTCTCACTAAATACTTAACTGAAAGCACCTGATAGCGGAAGTTAGAGTTTGATTTTCTCCATTTATTGAACTTATGGTTTTTAGTGTGTGCATGTCAAGGTCCAAATTGTCACTGAGTCTTCAatttatataaagatatagcATGAGACTGTTCCTACTTCCTACCTATGCCTAACTGAAAAATATTAGCTCAACTGGCAGGAGTGGAGATGCAGAAAGGGATTAGGATAAGGAATGACTAACCATGAAATTGAAAATACAATTTAAATTAAAGAAGCAACCTATCTGCACATTGCAAAAAGGAATAATACCGCATCGGAGGGATCTGATAGTGCCTTCAGAAGAGTGTCAAAAACATCATTCAGAAAAGTTAGAACCTGTTTCAGTTGCAAAAACAAAGTGAGAGGCAACAAAAGGTAAGATGTGTCTTAGGAAAAATCATACAGATTAACAAAATGAATAAACCAACAGCAAGGAAGTAATACACAAAAAGAGAGAGTGCTGCCCTATCTGTCGATAGCTAAATTTGTAACTTTACTATAAATAGTTAAAAAAAAGAGTGGTAAATGTGCAGTATCCTAACTATGTTCACTTGGAAAGAATGAGTGAAATTTATTAACAGAATATAAGGAGAACGAAAGTATGTAGGTGATAATGGTAAACAAGCATGTGAAAATAGAAACCTTTTAATGAAATTCGTAAGGAAAATGAGGGGAATCTAGTTTAAATTTCTACGAAAGGAATGGAAGTGTAGAAGAGTATAAACAATCAGATGTTCTTCCATCAAAGAGGTACAAATcgcattccattctcccctcatttcattccatccaagtggaCATAACATAAGGAAGAGAAAAAGCTTGCAATTATGCAATATGTGCCAAAAATTGAGCCTTcttttacattaaaaaaatatctgcCTCCCTTTGAATGATTTAACAGCATCAATTCTCGCTGAGAAAAAAGAGTCATGATTGATTCTCTTTTTTGAACATAACTTAATCTAGTGCTGCATTTCTCTCTCTCAACACCTACAATACAATTCAACAATATAAGGGACAGACACGAGTAGGATGACAAACAAAGTTATTATTACCTCCGTCCGATGTCTATTTAACAGAGCAGACATCCAGTGTAATGCTTCAATGCGAGTAGCCTCCCATTCACTTGACAACTGGCTAAAAAATGAAACAATAAAAAAGGCTAAGTTCAGCATACCCCTGTATATGCAAAACAAATGTTCGACTCAAAAGAGACATCATAGATATGTGCATTATTAGCACATAAAATTGTATTCGGCATCAAAATATATACCTCCTAGCAATAGAGAGGATTGCACCAACATCAAAGCCTTCAGCTGGATCAGCCTCCATACTACGAAGTTCTACATTAGTTTCACGAGCAACCTGATGTAGATTTATAACACAACCAGTAAAGCAGATTTTCAAACCATATGCAAAGATACtccttaaaaaaaactaaaaaatacaCGGACAGCGGGAAGAGACCAGAAATAGAGAAATTGATATATTTACTCCTGAATTGCAAGTAAAAAACTCTTATGGACCTCCATTGACTTACAACACatattttttcttctttatcAGCTATGCAAGGCAAAATGGCACCTAATATATCAGCATAATACGGAACAAGCTGCTCCCCGCCAAGTTTCACAAACTCATTTATCTGGAGACAAATCATGGTATTCAGAAGGGTATAACTAATATCTAGCTAAATTTCAGAGAGAATCTAAAGCAATATGGAAGAATTTTATGACTTTGAATGTCTAAATTTCCATACCCAAGTAATGGCAGTCAATCGAGTAAATTCATCTGGGGAAGCTGCCCTCTGAACAAGTATTTCAGCCATGCGACCATAATCTACAGACTTCAAATGCAAGCACTACTTAAGTCCGAAAATAACAAATAATGTAACATTTGTAATATAACATTAGTTATGATTTATTACAAAGATAAGATACAAATCACAGTAACAGCAACTATATAGAACTAATAACGGTGCTTTTTCCAGGAAAGACTTACTGGAGAATTCTTAATCTCCTGAAGAAACTCCGATAGTGCAGAATCAGCTTGTTGTCGAATTTCATGGCTTGAATCACTTAACATATTAAATAGGCCTTACATTGCATCAAGATAAAAAGGTGAGCGAATGAAGCTATACCTAGAGAGCTTGACTGGTTGAATCTATCGAAAATCAAATCAAGATTATTTACCATCAAGAAAATCAGGAAGAAAACCCAGCATGTCGATATCTGGAACACTGTCCAGTACGGTGATCCACCCTACCAAGAACTGGCGGACGTAAGGATTGAGGACATTCATACGCTCCCGCAATAATGGTATAAATTCTTCAATGCTGATCATAAAACCCATAAACAATATATCATGCAACTGAGAAGTGCATTGCTAATCCTTTACCACAAGAAACAAAACCAGACTATTTAATGAGATGGAAAACCTGAATTGGTCACTCTCCGTGACAATGTCCTGCTTACAAGAAGATTGAAATCAAGATGTTACTATATgaatatatacacaaacaaaaTAAAGGAAAACACATGTAGTCCCTATCAAGGTTAAAATAGAGGATTTATACCTTTACAAGCCTATCTAAAAGATGAGCAGCACTCTGTACATTGGCATCTGAGTCTGCTGAAAGTTTACATAAAGCATCAAAGATCTGATTAAAGAACACAATAAAGTCACCCCTCACAACCTGCACAAAGGGCTAATATGAGGAAAATTTGCAAAATACACCAGCtgcaatatatttattaaattcgatCTCACCTTGGCAATGTTATATAGGGCTTCACACGCATAATACCGAACTCTACTATCTTGGTCAGAGAAGGAATTAATCACTGGTGGTACAATTTGCTGGAAGTTCACATTAAATAATGGGTCATCAGTACAACAACAAAATGAATAGAAAGCACTTTGTAGTATAATACATTTCAGCAAACTGAAGACCTGTCGTCAGGAAACTGTGATGTATGCACACATTATTAAGGGAGGAAGAATTTGATAagttatatataacataaacaATAAAAGAGCTTCCACCACATCAAGATAATTAATGAATGATGTTTATATCGCCTTTTCACAACTAGGTAATCCTAGGGCAGAGCAAACGGTCGGTTCggtcgaaaaccgaaccgaaccgaaataaccgaaaaccgaactttcatattttttgaaaccgaaccgaaccgtattTGCatttcaaaccgaaccgaaccgaaattacttcggttttttcggttcggttaaagAAAAACcgaagttttaaaaataaaaaaaaaattaatctataACACCCATCAAACTAAGATTCAATACCAGGCAAAATTACAGTAGCCATAGATTCCTATACACCATTAGGCCTGCACTACCTGCAATACTGCTATAACCCCACTATCTGCAATACTGCTGTATCAACACAGATTCAAAAGTCTTGAAGTCGCAATAACCCTCTTGAAGTAGCAAGGAGCTGGTAATGTGGTGTCGTCGATCTTGGTGGTGGCGCAAGACGGGGGTAAGGTGTGTGGCTGCGGCTTGCCTAACAGATGGGCTTTAGGGTTAAAGTGTTTAGACAGTAGTCGCAAGTAATCAGAGTAATCAATAatgtatgtaaattatatatactatttatattatatataaatataatttataaattatataaatatttaaaacttcggttatttcggttaaacCGAAATTTTGTGtatcaaaaaccgaaccgaaccgaacttttagttcggttataaccgaaaaccgaactaaccggagttttaaaaaattccggaccaaaccgaaccgaatttgtacggttcggttcggttagttcggtttggttcggttttgctcagccctaggtAATCCTTTCAAACAAATCATGACTAGAGGTTGAAATTTCTCTTTGCCATGGGAAGAAACTGCACGTACCAAtggaaaatcaaaaaaataaatactaaaatgATTCATTAGAGACTTCCAGCAATAACAAAACTTTCTCATGACAAAATGattccattcaaatttcatCATTGATCTTAGACACCCCGCATGGAAGTTGAGGAACTTCTACAAACACAAACCACGCACCCATCTAGAAACCAGCAACTGGAACATGAAAACTTGGCCAGAAAAGCCATTTTCCCAGTAGACCTTAGGTAATATGGTTTAGGTTATCTTTGGCAAGTGAATGCCTATTAGGAAGGACAATCCATAAAAGAACATCATCTTGGATCACAGAACCCTCTGCCAATAACAGGACTTACTAGAGATTCTTGGGCTCAAGAATCCTTGTCGCcagattaaaaattatctttGAAGAAACTGAGGATATTAATTTGACTTGAAATGATAATAAACTAGTAACACAGATCCAGAGACTTATTATATGATTTTCACGAAGAACTTGTGCGATAAATCAGAGCTCCATCATACTTTTGACATTTCAATCTTTCAATGTTAGATACATTGCCCCAACTCTTTATTTAACCTCTAGTATCTGCGTTGGACAATCAACAGTCAGACATGGATATTCTCACACTCAAATTGTTTATATTGGGCCAAAATCAATGAGAAACATCGAAAAAGTAAAAAAGCCATCATGGACCAAAATTCAAATGGAATAATCTAGTTTGGaactataaatatattcccGAATGTAACACTTAGACAGGTGCCTTTGTTGGATACTTCCAACAAGTTATGGTAGTGTGGCTACGAAAGAGATCCCCTTCTATTTAGATTTCTTTATCTTGTGATATTTCCCGATTGTATAAATATTTGCTGTTTGGATTTGctaaaatgtgtgtgtgtgtgtgtgtgttattcCTTCCTAGGGAAAGTTGATTATTTTCAACTTACATACTGTTCCTTTTTTAATGTGTAATTTCGTAGTAATATTTAAAGAAGCAGGCACTTGTGCAACTGAAATTTTTGTACAGAAGTATAAGATAAAGCAGTCTCACAGGTCCAAAACTCACTTAGGCCAAAAAAGTAATTAATATGACTTCATTAGCCTCAAAACTGTTAACCCAATTAGCTTTCGAAACTCATCTCTCTTTTTTCAGCTAAGAGTTCAAGTTGCCggttagaaaggaataagaAACCAGATTACCTGCATCCTGTTTAACGGAAGTACATGTATGTTGTCAACCAATCCTACCAGACCCAAAACCACATAAATAAAGCTTGGTTAAAACGACATTGCTAACAACATTCAAGCATCTGCACGCTATAGATTTATCCTCATCTATGGTTATTCATGTCCATATGGAAGGAGAAGACATCACATTACATAAGTTATCACACCGATGCAGGAGGATTGGGGGTTTCAGGAATCTTATTAAGTAGCAGGTATTTATAGTTTCCTAAAACAATATAACTTAAATGTTGCAAGCAACTTGCCGCAACAAGAATTAATTTCTTAGACATTCCACTCAATAACACAAAAGATCATTTTTCCACATTTTACTCAAATCAACTACCAACATTCAAGTAAATAAAACAGAACTCGTAAACATTTAACCACCAACCTCTAGATGCTGCGAAGCTTCACTAGTGAGACCAACAGTAGCCGCCGCCAAACCAATCAATCCACCCTAAAAAAAACAATTCACATTCCAAACACTTAAATTTTAACAACACCACATAAATTCCGGAactaaatcatcaaaacacaaataaaaacaaCCTTCCGGTGATTCGCCTGAGGCGAGTAGGTGTACTCATTAGTCAGCAAATTGATGACAGCCGAAATCCTATCGTGATCTCCGGCCGCAGTCAGTTGCTTCACAATTCCTTCCACCTGCCACATCAGATCCATCAATTACACACAACCAAACCAAACACTATCCAACACaatcacacacatatatacctCTAATGCAGCATTCTTGCGCTTTTCGTAAAGCTTATCAGCTAAATTACGAAGAACAGAAGCGGGAATCGCGGAGAGAGCGTCCGCCATGGCATAAACCCTAGCTTCTTCTTGTTTCAAGTTGATCGAAGCAGAGCAActttaaattatgaataaaattaaaagaggCGTTTGTTTTAAGTGGATTAAAGTGATGATTGTAATTGTGAGCTTTGCTTGTGAATTGTGCCTGATTATTAATGTGAGTTAGATCTAAAAGCTATTGAGATACAAAAACGGAAAGGAGAAACGTAATTACGGTTGTGAGTGACGAAAAGGAAAAGGGAAAGTTGCCAAAAAGCAAACGGCTCACTGCACACATGTCTGTTTCAGGAAACTTCTATCTTTTTCCTCTTCGGGTTTCTCTTCGGACCTCAATttgggtttggtttttttttctaaaacttaCGTGATTTATCCAATAGTAAAAGTAAATTGAGTTCGGTTTGACAGTAATCACAATTCACAGGCGATCAGGGgcaatttaaattaaatcacaTCTCAGTATTACCCCTCGATTTGGGAAAATTGATTTGACCCGAGTATAAATAGGATTTGTCAAAATCGATCGATTAAATCAGATTCGCAAGATGTattgtaaaatttattgaaattataaaatattatgtttgtaatattgattatattatttgtttatatttaaaataataatgtttaatattttaggatacttcaaaaaaaatgattaatattttaggtTGTTAATTCAATGAGTTATAACAATTATAGCCAATAAAAGaagattgattatatttataaagaagGAGAATTTATTATTACCgttgaatttttttaagaaaaattttatatattctttatTTATAGTATGTATCCATGATTTTTAGTCAAGGGTTCCACATTATattagtctttttttttttttgacaaaacacATTATTAGAGTCTTGGAGATACTCTAATGCtacatatattaaattaggTGCAAATTTTGTTGCAAAATAATTTGGAATGGTTGACATAACAGTTCAgaatgatttttaaatataatttgggAGATTAATGTATATGCAAGAGTTACATTATTATTGTTTAAgttttaatcaataaaaatatgacaaataaaatcatttaagTACTATAATAACTTATTTGTCAATTTGCAAACATTATAAGTAAATCATTACATAATTATAcgtaaaattatccaaacatttAACCAACTTATAAACTGAAATTTCAAACAAATGACTCAACCCTAACTCCTGAGTCCTGATGCATACCAAGGGACTGtattaatacaaatttattgtattaaatttaaaacacattggtttatttagatataataCAAGTCATGTTTCAAGACGGTGAGACCTGCAAGAAATAAGCTCCAAATCAGTCTTACTTTCTGAACTAAAATTGCAAGAGAAGTCGTCTGAGCTTCTGCATCCATGCAGATAAGAAAAGGCAGAAGCAAACTTTTAGTGAAAAGAAACTGTTGACTTTCTTAGCCAAGAACCTCGTGATCAACTTATAACTTAAAACAATAAGTGACCTATTATAAGAATAGTCAAACATCCTCATGTTACATCAAGTTTTTCATACACATGCTACGTCTAACTAAAATCATACAACTAGGAAATGCCTGATTTGTCAAGTTGCGTAGGAACAAAATACATTGTGTTACCTGGTTTACATATAGAACCAAGCACTGAATTATCCTGATTTCTATATCTTCAGACTTCACACATATTTGCCTCTGGACACgggtatatttatataaaggatgAAAAATTTGTAGATGAAAAAATTGGTAACATCATCCTTTATAATCTACATGGTAACACACCTAAACAATAATAAAACATTTCTATGACTATTATTCAGATACATACAACAGAGAAATGCTTTGATTGAACATCAGAATCGGTCAAGATGATAAGGACTTAAAAGTGACTCCTCGAGTTCTCTAAACCCACGATACACAGCTTCTGTCTGATTTTGCGGAAGGGGCAACCTTCGCACCTCTGTCATAtatctgttttaaaaaatttaaacttaaataagGTTTAATGTAAAGGAAATCAAGCAAGACTGTTTTGTAATAATTTAAAGATAATGCAACAGGTGATATTAGCATCAAACAATAATCTGGGGTTTGATCCTCCGGTTGacgtaaaaaataataagaaagcTGATGGCCCTATTTAAAAGTTAGAGGAATGAGAGAAAATTAGGGCTAATTATAGATGAATCCTCTGGTATTGGTCTTTGGTAGCTAGTGGATCAATCTACTAATCAAAACAGTTAACTCAATCCGCTAATTGCCAACAGGACCAATATTTTGGACTCATGTTATGTTCATAAAAGCCTAAATGCATACACTATACTTCAACAATAATACTAGCAAAGTGCTGCACGCGGGTTACATGCAATTAATCAACCCAACCCATTTACTTCGGGTTTATAGTATTTTAACCcgtcataaaaaaattatccacTAACCCAACCTTCCTATCTATACTTTGGGGAGGGTCTGGGTGGGCTGggttgataaaaaataaaaagaataaaattataaacttaGCTTAGCTGTGTATGTTCTTTCTGAAGTTATCCGTTTCTTCCCTTAATTTATCAGTTTGCAACTGTATGCTCTATCACTATGTTATAGATCACCTGTAAAGAACTATTTACATTTCCTTTCATGTTGTATATCGTCTTAACTAGCTCGATTCCTTTTTGTTGGTTGTTTGTTCGATTTAGTGTGTCAGAGAGAATATCATTGGAGTTGGATTCCTTTTATACCAACTCATCTAACTGAAATTCGAATTTACTGATATGATAATATTATAGTGGGTACAAATCATGTATAGTGTATACATTGAATAATTTAAGACATTCCATGATAGAATCTTGTCACTAAATATCTGTCGTTGGACCGCCCTCGTGCTTTTTAGAGTTTGTGGAGTGTGAAGTAGAGGAAGTGCTCACAAGTGtagggtttgtaataattagtaataaaatttatataccgGTTAAGTTCAATGAAAAACCAATACATGCTCATTAGTGTATAGTGTAATGTTGTTTATGGTATAATGTCGGATTGGGAAGAAATTAATAAAACCCTCACCCAACCAAATTAAGTCGGGTTTCACAATTTATACCCAATTAAAATTCGGTTTAACTATTAGCCGGTTGGGTCGGCCAAAATAAGGGGCGGTTTGGGTCAGTTTGGTCAGTTTAATTGGGTTATGAGCACATAATAAACTCGTATCGAATAGAAAGAACCAGACCTGTTTGCAGCACTAGTGATCTTGTCACGAACACCTTGTTTACTTGTACCCATTCTCTGGGCATACACAGACATAGCCCACTCCCGAAGTACAGTCAGCACTGAGCGCAGAAGCCGCAACTTCAAACTTAGTGGCTGCGGAACTACTCCACTGGATATCAGCTGATCATAAGTATTAAAAACAAGCTCAGTTGATCCCTTGCAGGCAGCAATCAGAGCCCTTGCAACATCTTCATCCCCAACAGATTCCACTCCTGAAGTTAATCGGTCCTGCAAAGAATAAACAGCTTTATTAGACATGCAAAGCAAGTTTTGCCATTATAAcaggaaaaaatatttatcacaaTTATTACAAATCAACGTACAGTATAAAATAACATCATACTTTCCTCACCAAACTGACATGAAACAAGCACGGGCGCAAATATATATCACGattaaagttttaagaaattaGTGGCCTGGTAAGTGGTAACTTTTTTTTCTGTGCAAGTAGCATACatacatgtacatatatatagtatagCATTAAAAAGAACATTCTCTTACCAGGGAGGCCTTTTCAAGATGAAGACACAATGTCTCCAAAGGTAAGATAGATACATCTCCAGGGTAGATATGAGACCCAACTCTTTTTAAAACAGAACAAGCTTCAGCAATGCCTCCATTTGAAAGAGCTTGATCGAGAAGTCTCGCCCAAGTCTCCCTTACGATGCTACTATCAGCATCCCCCGAGTAGTTTGCAAAATACAACATTTCCAAGCATATCTGCAAGTGCAGAAAAAGTCACAGTAAACTCTCAAGGGGTATCAACAGAATATCAAAAACTCGCAGCAGCGAAGATCAGGTCCGATTAGTGAGAAAATGCAAATGATGACAATTTCTGGAAAAAAGTGCAAATGATGACATGAGCTCAGATTCTCTCAGCAACACAGGATTTTTAATCAACATAGATACTACCAGTGAGCAAAGAGGGCCAACGAAATATAATCATAGAATACCCCAATACAAATTTTGAAGGAGAATATATTGTTGCACGGCAAAAAAAAGGCAAGGATAACCATTTTCCAGAAAAAGTCAAGGATAAATGGATTCAGAACTGACAATTAGGTACGGAAAATATTCTCGGGGTGAAGCTTTATCATATGAAATGTAATAACTTGCTCAAGGGCAAacaaaatactaattttaagtAGATACTAACTATTTCTATAGAGCCTTTCACAGTTCTAAGTAAGAATCTTAATCCACAAGT
This region includes:
- the LOC108209327 gene encoding protein VAC14 homolog, whose amino-acid sequence is MADALSAIPASVLRNLADKLYEKRKNAALEVEGIVKQLTAAGDHDRISAVINLLTNEYTYSPQANHRKGGLIGLAAATVGLTSEASQHLEQIVPPVINSFSDQDSRVRYYACEALYNIAKVVRGDFIVFFNQIFDALCKLSADSDANVQSAAHLLDRLVKDIVTESDQFSIEEFIPLLRERMNVLNPYVRQFLVGWITVLDSVPDIDMLGFLPDFLDGLFNMLSDSSHEIRQQADSALSEFLQEIKNSPSVDYGRMAEILVQRAASPDEFTRLTAITWINEFVKLGGEQLVPYYADILGAILPCIADKEEKICVVARETNVELRSMEADPAEGFDVGAILSIARSQLSSEWEATRIEALHWMSALLNRHRTEVLTFLNDVFDTLLKALSDPSDAVVLLVLEVHAGIASEPMQFRQLVVFLVHSFRIDNSLLEKRGALIIRRLCVLLDAERVYREVSTILEGESDLDFASIMVQALNLILLTSSELSHLRDLLKKSSVNEAGKDLYLALYNSWCHSPMAIISLCLLSQTYEHASTVIQSLAEEDINVKCLVQLDKLINLLETPIFAYLRLQLLEPGKHIWLLKALYGLLMLLPQQSAAFKVLRTRLKTVPSYSFSGEHIHQSSSGNPYTNRYNMPSGSYESGDGEIDEDLQNAHSGMNFPSRLQQFAQMQQQHRMYYESEAQSRYSPMLASKDVQSPEEAPRPSIVPEINKSLSRLKISS